In one window of Oscillatoria sp. FACHB-1407 DNA:
- a CDS encoding heavy metal-responsive transcriptional regulator, with product MATLSGLPIKTIRYYDDIGLLAPTVERSDSRYRLFEPTVLNRLSFVKRAQSLGLSLAEIQQILSVRDRGQLPCGEVRQHLEAKLEAIAEQIHALELLRSELQDILAGWQEQFSSDVTEQTICPNLQLHSSQAELSSPDLAQS from the coding sequence GTGGCAACCCTGAGCGGTTTGCCAATTAAGACGATTCGCTATTACGACGACATCGGGTTGTTAGCTCCGACGGTCGAGCGATCGGATTCTCGTTATCGGTTGTTTGAACCTACGGTTTTAAATCGGTTGTCGTTTGTCAAACGGGCACAGTCATTGGGTTTGAGTCTGGCAGAGATTCAACAAATTTTGAGTGTGCGCGATCGCGGACAGTTGCCCTGTGGCGAGGTGCGGCAACACCTGGAAGCAAAGTTAGAGGCGATCGCTGAGCAGATTCATGCGTTGGAACTGCTGCGCTCGGAGTTGCAAGACATTCTGGCGGGTTGGCAGGAACAGTTTTCTTCAGATGTGACGGAGCAAACCATCTGCCCAAACCTGCAATTGCACTCCTCCCAGGCTGAGCTAAGCTCTCCAGATTTAGCGCAATCCTAG
- the ald gene encoding alanine dehydrogenase: MEIGVPKETKDQEFRVGLSPASVRVLSDAGHTVFVQTQAGVGAGFTDEDYLQAGAKIVAQAQDAWNRGMVVKVKEPLAPEFPHIQKGQLLFTYLHLAAARELTEHLLSSGVTAIAYETVELPNHSLPLLTPMSIIAGRLSVQFGARYLERQQGGRGVLLGGVPGVRPGKVVILGGGVVGTEAAKIAIGMGARVQIIDINLERLAYLETLFGSRVELLYSTVSQIEASVPDADLLIGAVLVPGRRAPILVKRELVAQMRPGSVIVDVAVDQGGCIETLHPTSHTHPTYIEADVVHYGVPNMPGAVPWTATQALNNSTLPYVLKLANDGIKALDRDESLAKGLNVSQHKLVHPAVQQVFPDLV; encoded by the coding sequence ATGGAAATTGGAGTGCCCAAAGAAACGAAGGATCAAGAATTTCGAGTGGGCTTGAGTCCGGCAAGCGTGCGCGTATTGAGCGATGCAGGACATACGGTTTTTGTGCAAACTCAAGCCGGAGTTGGAGCAGGGTTTACAGATGAGGATTACCTCCAGGCAGGAGCGAAAATTGTAGCTCAGGCTCAGGATGCCTGGAATCGAGGGATGGTCGTCAAGGTTAAAGAGCCTTTGGCACCAGAGTTTCCCCACATTCAGAAGGGACAGTTGCTGTTTACCTATCTGCATCTGGCAGCGGCTCGCGAACTGACGGAGCATCTGCTGAGTAGTGGCGTCACAGCGATCGCCTATGAAACCGTTGAGCTTCCTAACCACTCGCTGCCCCTTTTGACCCCGATGAGCATTATTGCAGGACGCTTGTCCGTGCAATTTGGGGCGCGTTATCTAGAGCGGCAGCAGGGTGGACGCGGAGTACTGTTGGGAGGAGTTCCCGGTGTCCGTCCTGGAAAAGTAGTCATTTTGGGCGGTGGGGTGGTTGGCACCGAGGCCGCCAAGATTGCCATTGGCATGGGCGCACGAGTGCAAATCATCGACATCAACCTGGAACGGTTAGCCTATCTGGAAACGCTGTTTGGCTCCAGAGTGGAACTGCTCTATAGCACCGTCTCTCAAATCGAAGCCTCCGTACCTGATGCAGACTTGCTGATTGGAGCCGTGTTAGTTCCCGGTCGCCGCGCCCCGATTCTTGTGAAACGGGAGTTAGTCGCCCAAATGCGCCCCGGTTCTGTGATTGTGGATGTGGCAGTCGATCAAGGCGGTTGTATTGAAACCCTGCATCCCACGTCACACACTCATCCCACTTACATCGAGGCGGATGTGGTGCACTATGGGGTTCCCAATATGCCCGGAGCCGTTCCCTGGACAGCAACACAAGCCCTCAACAACAGTACGCTGCCCTATGTGTTGAAACTGGCAAATGACGGCATCAAAGCGTTAGATCGGGATGAATCGTTGGCGAAAGGGCTGAATGTCAGCCAACACAAATTAGTACATCCAGCCGTGCAGCAGGTTTTCCCAGATCTGGTCTAG
- a CDS encoding DMT family transporter, protein MAQARNPFFSGVAFAIAAPLLYSATVPLSKIFSQQVEPWMLAGLLDLCAGIGVAVVYLLQRFVIYKAPHNALRGRDWRWLLLSILIGGLFAPVLQTYGIAYSSASVASLMLNLEGVFTALIAWWVFREPFDRRVAWGLGMITLGSMVLVWQGDAAFSLSWGAIAIAGASLAWATSSNLTQKIADRNPLQVVMYRVGVSGSLNTTLAFLAGNALPAPPLLGAIALTGLFCIALTFLCFMLALRQIGTSRAGTFFSLFPFTGAVLSIISLNEPVTSRLLIAGVLMAIGLGFCLKLKET, encoded by the coding sequence ATGGCTCAAGCTCGAAACCCGTTCTTTTCAGGTGTTGCATTTGCGATCGCGGCTCCCCTGCTATATAGCGCGACTGTCCCTCTCTCTAAAATCTTTTCCCAACAGGTTGAACCGTGGATGCTGGCAGGGTTGCTTGACCTGTGCGCTGGTATTGGTGTTGCAGTTGTCTACCTGTTGCAACGGTTTGTGATTTACAAAGCTCCTCACAACGCTTTGAGGGGGCGAGATTGGCGTTGGCTCCTGCTATCGATTTTGATTGGTGGGCTATTTGCCCCCGTCCTGCAAACCTATGGCATTGCCTATAGCTCCGCCTCTGTGGCTTCCTTGATGTTAAATCTGGAAGGGGTATTCACCGCCCTGATTGCCTGGTGGGTCTTTCGAGAACCGTTTGATCGACGAGTCGCTTGGGGCTTGGGAATGATCACCCTGGGTAGCATGGTGCTGGTCTGGCAGGGAGATGCCGCTTTTAGCCTGTCGTGGGGAGCAATAGCGATCGCCGGAGCCAGTCTCGCCTGGGCAACCTCCAGCAACCTGACCCAAAAGATAGCTGACCGCAACCCACTGCAAGTGGTCATGTATCGGGTTGGGGTCAGCGGTAGCCTGAACACCACACTGGCCTTTCTGGCGGGTAATGCGTTGCCTGCTCCTCCACTGTTAGGGGCGATCGCTCTCACAGGTCTGTTTTGCATCGCCCTAACCTTTCTATGCTTTATGCTGGCACTGCGGCAAATCGGCACCTCACGAGCGGGCACCTTTTTCTCACTGTTTCCCTTTACAGGGGCAGTGTTGTCGATCATTAGCCTCAATGAGCCAGTCACCTCGCGCCTGCTGATCGCTGGAGTCTTAATGGCGATCGGCTTAGGGTTTTGTTTGAAGCTGAAGGAAACTTAA
- the trpS gene encoding tryptophan--tRNA ligase, whose translation MGKQRVLSGIQPTGELHLGNYLGAIRNWVEIQQEYDSFLFMADLHAITVPHDPTKLAKNTYNVAAMYLACGIDLNCATIFVQSHIPAHTQLAWLFNCITPVNWLEDMVQFKEKAIKQGENVSAGLLTYPVLQAADILLYEPDKVPVGEDQKQHLELTRDIAARLNYQYGTEDEPVLKLPEPLIRAEGARVMSLTDGTRKMSKSDPSDLSRINMLDTPEQIQHKIKRCKTDSVRGLTFDDPERPECNNLLTLYMILSDQTKAAVATECQDMGWGQFKPLFTETVISALKPIQDRYHEIMAEPGYLESVLRDGRDKAEAIANQTLARVKAVLGYSVPL comes from the coding sequence ATGGGTAAACAACGTGTTCTCTCTGGGATTCAGCCAACGGGCGAGTTGCATTTGGGTAATTATTTAGGAGCCATTCGCAACTGGGTTGAGATTCAGCAAGAGTATGACAGCTTCCTGTTTATGGCTGATCTCCATGCCATTACCGTTCCGCATGACCCGACTAAACTGGCAAAAAATACTTACAATGTCGCAGCGATGTATTTGGCATGTGGCATTGATTTGAATTGCGCTACGATTTTTGTCCAGTCTCACATTCCGGCTCACACTCAATTAGCATGGCTGTTTAACTGCATCACTCCGGTCAACTGGTTAGAGGATATGGTGCAGTTCAAAGAGAAAGCCATCAAGCAAGGCGAGAATGTCAGTGCTGGATTGTTGACCTATCCTGTGTTGCAGGCGGCGGACATTTTGCTCTATGAACCGGACAAGGTGCCCGTTGGCGAAGACCAGAAACAGCACCTGGAATTGACCCGTGATATCGCAGCCCGTTTGAACTACCAGTATGGAACGGAAGATGAACCTGTGTTAAAACTGCCAGAACCACTGATTCGGGCGGAGGGGGCGCGGGTCATGAGCCTAACGGATGGTACACGGAAGATGTCGAAGTCTGACCCCTCGGATCTTAGCCGCATTAATATGCTGGATACGCCAGAACAGATTCAACACAAAATTAAGCGGTGTAAAACAGATTCCGTACGGGGGCTGACCTTTGATGATCCAGAGCGACCGGAATGCAACAACTTGTTGACGCTGTACATGATCTTGTCAGACCAGACGAAAGCAGCAGTGGCAACTGAATGTCAGGACATGGGATGGGGACAGTTTAAGCCACTGTTTACGGAGACGGTGATCAGTGCGTTGAAGCCGATTCAAGACCGATATCACGAGATTATGGCTGAGCCTGGCTACTTGGAGTCGGTGTTGCGTGATGGACGAGACAAGGCAGAGGCGATCGCCAATCAAACTTTGGCAAGAGTAAAAGCTGTGTTAGGGTATTCTGTGCCGCTATAG
- a CDS encoding methylenetetrahydrofolate reductase produces MSNLQVTPSDSQSSLSRLQVAARSGEFLITAEVMPPKGIDPTHMIEMASLLKDRVHAVNITDGSRAVLRMSSLVSSVLLLQRGIEPICQVACRDRNSIALQADLMGAQALGIRNVLALTGDPVKAGDHPEARAVFELESVRLLNLIDKLNHGSDFNGNALTDGATDIFAGAAIDPQCGSWSGLQRRFERKLEAGAQFFQSQLISDFDRLEKFMDQMASGCNKPILAGIFLLKSAKNAQFINRNVPGVQIPQTIIDRLAQAEDPLYEGMVIAAEQVQLARQLCQGVHMMAVRREDLIPKILDLAGIAPLNQV; encoded by the coding sequence ATGTCTAATTTGCAGGTTACGCCTTCTGACTCTCAATCATCTCTATCTCGCCTTCAAGTTGCCGCTCGGTCGGGTGAGTTTTTGATCACAGCGGAGGTCATGCCCCCTAAAGGGATCGATCCCACTCACATGATTGAAATGGCAAGCTTACTCAAAGACCGGGTTCATGCGGTCAACATTACTGATGGTAGCCGGGCGGTGTTGCGAATGTCGTCTCTGGTGTCATCCGTCCTGTTGCTGCAACGAGGCATTGAGCCAATTTGTCAGGTTGCCTGCCGCGATCGCAACAGTATTGCGCTACAGGCTGACCTGATGGGAGCGCAGGCGTTGGGTATTCGTAATGTGCTGGCTTTGACGGGCGATCCGGTGAAGGCTGGAGATCACCCAGAGGCAAGAGCCGTGTTTGAGCTAGAGTCAGTAAGACTGTTGAATCTCATTGACAAACTCAATCATGGGTCTGACTTCAATGGCAATGCCTTAACCGATGGCGCAACAGACATTTTTGCAGGAGCCGCGATCGACCCCCAATGCGGTAGTTGGTCAGGGTTACAGCGTCGCTTTGAGCGTAAGTTGGAAGCAGGGGCACAATTCTTTCAGAGTCAGTTGATTTCGGACTTCGATCGCCTCGAAAAGTTTATGGATCAAATGGCATCGGGATGCAATAAACCTATCCTGGCAGGCATCTTTTTATTGAAATCGGCTAAAAACGCTCAGTTTATCAATCGCAACGTTCCAGGTGTACAAATTCCCCAAACCATCATTGATCGACTGGCTCAGGCAGAAGACCCCCTCTATGAGGGGATGGTGATTGCCGCTGAACAGGTGCAACTGGCGCGCCAACTCTGCCAGGGGGTTCACATGATGGCCGTCAGACGAGAGGATTTGATTCCAAAGATTTTAGATTTAGCAGGCATTGCCCCTTTAAATCAGGTGTAA
- a CDS encoding M48 family metallopeptidase — translation MPTYTGISSEAFRHPLDYQAEQSLRSVPGFDLLARKFVELVYERPRYVYLMGNSIEVGPRQYASLYGIFRECLRDLDIYPEPSLFVSQTPLANAYALGQERPCVVLNTGLLDLAGEAELRSVLAHELGHIKCGHTTLIQMATWVLNLAFSLTSATFGISSLVSTGILLAFYEWLRKAELSADRAALLVMDDLNPVLRGMMQLAGGSNRYAHELSLEEFIQQSERYQALDQDSLNQVYKFLLYNNLAQGVFLTHPFTVERVHYLREWSLSNEYHQIRMGNYARTTSGAVDVDSTATSPPDTEEASRLRRELEELQAEIDRIRRSRHQD, via the coding sequence ATGCCAACTTACACAGGAATTTCAAGCGAAGCCTTTCGGCATCCGTTAGATTATCAGGCGGAGCAATCCCTTCGCAGTGTGCCGGGGTTTGACCTGCTTGCCCGCAAATTTGTCGAATTAGTCTATGAACGTCCTCGCTATGTCTATCTCATGGGCAATAGCATTGAGGTCGGTCCCCGTCAGTATGCATCACTCTATGGGATCTTTCGCGAGTGTTTGCGAGATTTAGACATCTATCCTGAACCGTCGCTATTTGTCTCCCAAACCCCGCTTGCCAATGCTTATGCGTTGGGACAGGAGCGACCCTGTGTTGTGCTCAATACGGGCTTGTTAGACCTGGCAGGGGAGGCAGAGTTGCGATCGGTTTTGGCACATGAGTTAGGACACATTAAATGTGGTCATACCACCCTCATTCAAATGGCGACCTGGGTGTTGAATCTGGCGTTTTCACTCACCAGTGCCACCTTTGGCATCAGTAGTCTGGTCAGCACAGGAATATTACTCGCGTTTTATGAGTGGTTGCGAAAAGCAGAGCTATCTGCCGATCGCGCCGCACTCTTGGTGATGGATGACCTGAATCCGGTGTTGCGGGGTATGATGCAACTGGCAGGCGGCAGCAATCGCTATGCCCATGAGTTGAGTTTGGAGGAATTCATTCAACAGTCGGAGCGATATCAGGCGTTAGACCAGGATAGTCTGAATCAGGTTTACAAGTTTTTGCTGTATAACAATCTGGCTCAGGGTGTGTTTTTGACCCATCCGTTTACGGTTGAGCGAGTCCATTACTTGCGGGAATGGTCGCTTTCTAATGAGTATCATCAAATCCGGATGGGTAACTATGCTCGTACCACCTCAGGAGCGGTTGATGTCGATTCTACTGCGACGTCACCCCCGGACACTGAGGAAGCCAGTCGTTTAAGGCGTGAGCTTGAGGAGCTTCAAGCAGAGATTGACCGAATTCGGCGATCGCGCCATCAGGACTAG
- a CDS encoding CPBP family intramembrane glutamic endopeptidase, with translation MQDSSPLSASTKPKPWGLWATLGFSLVVLGVFLVTQTLVFLAFLSFKISQEPALSPDMVAGGLQNNGFVLAIATLISAPICIAVIVGIIKLRKRPTIYEYLGLKRPSKRQLAEWCLIAILCIVALDLLKSFVDVPVIPPFVMEAYETAYFLPLFYFAIIVMAPLFEEVFFRGFLFQGLRHSSLKVGGAIVLPSAFWAMIHVQYDWLDIGIIFILGLLLGYARYRTTSLYVPLAMHALNNLLALLQVAWIVHFS, from the coding sequence ATGCAGGACTCATCACCGCTATCAGCATCTACTAAACCCAAGCCCTGGGGGTTGTGGGCAACATTAGGGTTTTCATTGGTGGTTCTTGGTGTGTTTCTCGTCACTCAAACGTTAGTTTTTCTGGCGTTTCTAAGTTTCAAGATTTCTCAAGAACCTGCCCTTAGCCCTGACATGGTAGCCGGAGGCTTGCAAAACAACGGTTTTGTTTTGGCGATCGCCACCCTCATCTCTGCCCCTATTTGCATTGCGGTCATTGTCGGTATTATCAAATTGCGCAAACGTCCAACGATTTACGAATATTTAGGGCTAAAGCGACCGAGCAAACGACAACTGGCAGAATGGTGTTTAATCGCCATTCTGTGTATTGTGGCACTCGATTTATTGAAATCCTTTGTAGACGTTCCTGTGATTCCTCCATTCGTGATGGAGGCCTATGAAACTGCCTACTTCTTACCGTTGTTTTACTTTGCCATTATTGTGATGGCTCCTCTGTTTGAAGAGGTTTTCTTTAGAGGGTTTCTGTTTCAAGGCTTACGCCATTCATCCCTCAAAGTAGGAGGGGCGATCGTCCTGCCATCTGCTTTTTGGGCAATGATTCATGTGCAATATGACTGGCTAGACATTGGCATTATTTTTATTCTGGGGTTGCTTTTGGGATATGCCCGCTATCGCACCACATCACTCTATGTGCCCCTTGCCATGCACGCCCTAAACAATCTGCTGGCGTTGTTGCAGGTTGCCTGGATTGTGCATTTTTCCTAA
- the ychF gene encoding redox-regulated ATPase YchF, which yields MLRAGIVGLPNVGKSTLFNAVVANAKAQAANFPFCTIEPNTGVVAVPDERLNVLAKISSSAEIIPARVEFVDIAGLVKGASQGEGLGNQFLANIREVDAIVHVVRCFENDDIIHVAGSVDPVRDIEVIDLELALSDLAQIERRIERARKQARTSKESQVEVAALERLLEVLNQGKSARLVDLNEEEEALVKPLGLLTRKPVIYAANVSEDDLATGNAWVENVRAIAAQEGAQVVVVSAQVESELIELPEDERAEFLESLGVQEGGLKSLIRATYNLLGLRTYFTTGPKETRAWTIHAGMSAPQAAGVIHSDFERGFIRAETVAYEDLVATGSMTAAKEKGLVRSEGKDYIVAEGDVMLFRFNV from the coding sequence ATGTTACGAGCCGGGATTGTTGGACTGCCCAATGTGGGCAAATCTACGTTGTTTAATGCCGTTGTGGCAAACGCAAAAGCACAAGCCGCAAATTTTCCGTTCTGTACGATCGAACCCAACACCGGAGTTGTTGCCGTACCCGATGAACGGCTAAATGTACTGGCAAAAATTTCTAGCTCCGCAGAGATTATTCCGGCGCGGGTCGAGTTTGTCGATATTGCAGGCTTGGTTAAAGGCGCGAGCCAGGGTGAAGGGTTAGGCAACCAGTTTCTCGCCAATATTCGAGAAGTCGATGCGATCGTCCATGTTGTGCGCTGTTTTGAAAACGACGACATCATTCACGTTGCTGGGTCAGTTGATCCTGTTCGCGATATTGAAGTGATCGACCTGGAACTGGCACTATCGGATCTGGCACAAATTGAACGACGCATTGAACGGGCACGCAAACAGGCACGCACCAGCAAAGAGTCTCAAGTTGAAGTCGCAGCCCTGGAGCGATTGTTGGAGGTGCTTAATCAGGGCAAGTCTGCCCGTCTGGTTGACCTCAATGAAGAAGAGGAAGCCCTGGTGAAACCGTTGGGATTGTTGACGCGCAAACCGGTGATCTATGCTGCCAACGTTTCTGAAGATGATCTGGCAACAGGTAACGCCTGGGTTGAAAATGTCAGGGCGATCGCCGCTCAGGAAGGAGCACAGGTCGTAGTGGTGTCGGCTCAAGTGGAGTCCGAGTTGATTGAGTTACCCGAAGATGAACGCGCCGAATTTTTGGAGTCTCTTGGGGTTCAAGAGGGAGGATTAAAGTCCCTGATTCGAGCGACCTATAACCTGTTAGGGCTACGAACCTACTTCACGACCGGACCCAAAGAGACCCGCGCCTGGACGATTCATGCAGGTATGTCTGCACCGCAAGCAGCAGGCGTCATTCACTCTGACTTTGAACGGGGCTTTATTCGGGCTGAAACTGTTGCCTACGAAGATTTGGTAGCAACAGGCTCAATGACGGCAGCGAAGGAAAAGGGACTGGTTCGCAGTGAGGGCAAGGACTACATTGTGGCAGAAGGGGATGTGATGCTCTTCCGCTTTAACGTCTAA